Proteins from a genomic interval of Stenotrophomonas maltophilia:
- a CDS encoding Crp/Fnr family transcriptional regulator, which yields MSRPSGAPPAINDPASPSCTTLDCLHCSVRHLAVCSALSPDEVQALEQVTVSQQVSMGSTLARTGEERDHVYTLTGGALRLVRTLADGRRQINGFVLPGDYLGLSGSDHHRYDIEAIADSRVCRVALPQMKALRSRFPHLERKLLQRACQELDAAQDAALALARLQPAEKLADFLLRLAAREAKLGGDGLRVSLPMGRGDIADHLGLTMETVSRTFTKLRQQGLIALPHLNVVEILDEDGLRMLAGEGLI from the coding sequence ATGTCACGGCCTTCCGGCGCTCCGCCCGCCATCAACGATCCCGCCTCGCCGTCCTGCACCACGCTGGACTGCCTGCACTGCTCGGTTCGCCACCTTGCGGTGTGCTCGGCGCTGTCGCCCGATGAAGTGCAGGCGCTGGAGCAGGTCACCGTCTCGCAGCAGGTCAGCATGGGCAGCACGCTGGCCCGCACCGGCGAAGAGCGCGACCATGTCTATACATTGACCGGCGGCGCACTGCGCCTGGTGCGCACCTTGGCTGACGGCCGCCGCCAGATCAACGGCTTCGTGCTGCCCGGCGACTACCTGGGCCTGAGCGGCAGCGACCACCATCGCTACGACATCGAGGCCATCGCCGACAGCCGCGTCTGCCGCGTCGCATTGCCGCAGATGAAGGCACTGCGCAGCCGCTTCCCGCACCTGGAGCGCAAGCTGCTGCAGCGCGCCTGCCAGGAGCTGGATGCCGCACAGGACGCCGCGCTGGCCCTGGCTCGCCTGCAGCCGGCCGAGAAGCTGGCCGATTTCCTGCTGCGCCTGGCCGCACGCGAGGCCAAGCTGGGCGGCGACGGCCTGCGCGTGTCGCTGCCGATGGGTCGTGGCGACATCGCCGATCATCTGGGCCTGACCATGGAAACGGTCAGCCGCACCTTCACCAAGCTGCGCCAGCAGGGGCTGATTGCCCTGCCCCACCTGAACGTAGTGGAGATCCTCGACGAGGACGGGCTGCGCATGCTGGCCGGCGAAGGGTTGATCTGA
- a CDS encoding YerC/YecD family TrpR-related protein: protein MKARPEIATKDPKADLEALARAFAALREPEQVEAFLRDLCTPAELEAMADRWKVVPLLQQGVPYREIHERTGVSVTTTGRVARTLEHGHRGYAAAIDRLASR from the coding sequence GTGAAAGCCCGCCCCGAGATTGCCACCAAAGACCCGAAGGCCGACCTGGAAGCCCTGGCCCGGGCCTTTGCCGCCCTGCGCGAGCCGGAGCAGGTCGAGGCCTTCCTGCGCGACCTGTGCACCCCGGCCGAGCTGGAGGCCATGGCCGACCGCTGGAAAGTGGTGCCGCTGCTGCAGCAGGGCGTGCCTTACCGCGAGATCCACGAGCGCACCGGGGTCAGCGTGACCACCACCGGGCGGGTGGCACGCACGCTTGAGCATGGCCATCGAGGCTATGCCGCCGCCATCGACCGCCTTGCTTCGCGCTGA
- the thrA gene encoding bifunctional aspartate kinase/homoserine dehydrogenase I, producing MSSHAPAHPVAPADLAAPSTVVHKFGGTSVADAERYRHVAGLLLARPESLQVTVVSAMKGVTDALIELAQLAAKGDERWREAWHALRARHRGAAVALLGEQVGETVEWIDARFEQLAEVLAALVVIGELPREVLDRVQGLGEVFSAQLLGTHLRALGEDCAVLDARDVLVVGHGELGVDVDWETSADRLAKWRLQHPQSRLVATGFVARDRDDRITTLGRNGSDYSGAIFAALFNADELHIWTDVDGVLSADPRLVPEAVQLESLSYDEACELAYFGAKVVHPQTMSPAIRLGLPIFIRNTFQPAHPGTRISAERSPRGPVKGLTLSPGLALLNLEGTGLIGVPGTAERVFAALRQAQVSVVMISQGSSEHSICCVVRAAEAARGREALLHAFAHELSVGQVQRVQVSEGVSVLAAVGDGMAGQPGVAARLFEALGRAQVNILAIAQGSSERNISVAVDSTDATRALRAAHAGFWLSPQTFAVGVIGPGNVGAALLDQLLAARPQLLAKANVDLRLRALASRSRMRLEVDGLHADWREALQEAGESSDLDRFTEHLLAAHLPHAVVIDCSGSADVAERYEGWLAAGIHVVTPNKQAGAGPLPRYQRIRAAAAASGARFRYEATVGAGLPVITTLRDLVDTGDEVLAIEGIFSGTLAWLFNRFDGSQPFSSLVAQARSMGYTEPDPRDDLSGVDVARKLVILAREAGHALSLEQVQVESLVPALLREGSVEDFMARLGESDASLLQRLHDARAHGAVLRYVARLGADGASVGLQELPADHAFANLRLTDNVVQFRTRRYCDNPLVVQGPGAGPEVTAAGVFADLLRVAAGEGARL from the coding sequence ATGTCTTCCCACGCCCCCGCTCATCCCGTTGCCCCGGCCGACCTGGCTGCACCGTCCACTGTCGTGCACAAGTTCGGCGGCACCTCGGTGGCCGATGCCGAACGCTACCGCCATGTTGCCGGCCTGCTGCTGGCCCGTCCCGAATCGCTGCAGGTCACTGTCGTCTCGGCGATGAAGGGCGTCACCGACGCCTTGATTGAACTGGCGCAGCTGGCGGCCAAGGGCGACGAGCGTTGGCGCGAGGCCTGGCATGCGCTGCGCGCGCGCCATCGTGGCGCTGCCGTGGCCCTGCTGGGCGAGCAGGTGGGCGAGACCGTGGAGTGGATCGACGCCCGCTTCGAACAGCTGGCCGAAGTGCTGGCGGCGCTGGTGGTGATCGGTGAGCTGCCGCGCGAGGTCCTGGATCGTGTGCAGGGGCTGGGCGAAGTGTTCTCCGCGCAGCTGCTTGGCACCCACCTGCGTGCATTGGGCGAAGACTGTGCGGTGCTCGATGCGCGTGATGTGCTGGTGGTCGGGCACGGTGAACTCGGCGTGGATGTCGACTGGGAAACCAGTGCCGACCGCCTGGCCAAGTGGCGCCTGCAGCACCCGCAATCGCGCCTGGTTGCCACCGGGTTCGTCGCGCGTGATCGCGATGACCGCATCACCACGCTCGGCCGCAACGGCAGCGACTACTCCGGCGCGATCTTCGCCGCGCTGTTCAACGCCGATGAGCTGCACATCTGGACCGACGTCGACGGCGTGCTGTCGGCCGACCCGCGACTGGTGCCCGAGGCGGTGCAGCTTGAATCGCTCAGCTACGACGAGGCCTGCGAACTGGCTTACTTCGGCGCCAAAGTGGTGCACCCGCAGACGATGTCGCCGGCGATCCGCCTGGGCCTGCCGATCTTCATCCGCAACACGTTCCAACCGGCGCATCCGGGTACGCGTATCAGTGCCGAGCGCTCGCCGCGCGGGCCGGTGAAGGGCCTGACCCTGAGCCCAGGGCTGGCCCTGCTGAACCTGGAAGGCACCGGTCTGATCGGTGTACCCGGTACGGCCGAACGCGTGTTCGCGGCGCTGCGCCAGGCGCAGGTGTCGGTCGTGATGATCTCGCAGGGGTCGTCGGAGCATTCGATCTGCTGCGTGGTGCGTGCTGCCGAAGCGGCGCGTGGCCGTGAGGCGCTGCTGCACGCGTTCGCGCATGAGCTGTCGGTCGGGCAGGTGCAGCGCGTGCAGGTCAGTGAGGGCGTAAGCGTCCTGGCGGCGGTCGGTGACGGCATGGCCGGGCAGCCGGGTGTGGCCGCGCGCCTGTTCGAGGCACTGGGGCGTGCGCAGGTAAACATCCTGGCGATCGCGCAGGGCTCGTCGGAGCGCAATATCTCGGTGGCGGTGGACAGTACCGATGCCACCCGCGCATTGCGTGCCGCGCATGCCGGTTTCTGGCTGTCGCCGCAGACGTTTGCAGTGGGCGTGATCGGGCCGGGCAATGTCGGCGCGGCACTGCTGGACCAGCTGCTGGCGGCCCGCCCGCAGCTGCTGGCCAAGGCCAATGTGGACCTGCGCCTGCGTGCGCTGGCTTCGCGCTCGCGCATGCGGCTGGAAGTGGACGGTCTGCACGCCGATTGGCGGGAGGCACTGCAGGAAGCGGGCGAATCCAGCGACCTGGATCGCTTCACCGAACACCTGCTGGCCGCGCACCTGCCGCATGCGGTGGTGATCGACTGCAGCGGCAGCGCCGACGTGGCCGAGCGCTATGAGGGCTGGCTGGCCGCCGGCATCCACGTAGTCACGCCGAACAAACAGGCCGGTGCCGGGCCGCTGCCGCGTTACCAGCGCATCCGTGCTGCTGCGGCCGCCAGTGGTGCGCGCTTCCGTTACGAGGCCACGGTGGGCGCGGGCCTGCCGGTGATCACCACGCTGCGTGATCTGGTGGATACGGGCGACGAGGTGCTGGCGATCGAAGGCATCTTCTCCGGCACGCTGGCCTGGCTGTTCAACCGCTTCGACGGCAGCCAGCCGTTCTCTTCGCTGGTCGCGCAGGCGCGTTCGATGGGTTACACCGAGCCGGACCCGCGCGATGACCTGTCCGGCGTGGACGTGGCACGCAAGCTTGTGATCCTGGCCCGCGAGGCCGGCCATGCGCTCAGTCTGGAGCAGGTGCAGGTGGAAAGCCTGGTGCCGGCACTGCTGCGCGAGGGCAGCGTGGAGGACTTCATGGCGCGATTGGGTGAGTCCGATGCCAGCCTGCTGCAGCGGCTGCACGATGCGCGGGCGCACGGGGCCGTGCTGCGCTATGTGGCGCGGCTTGGCGCCGATGGTGCTTCGGTGGGTCTGCAGGAGCTGCCGGCCGATCACGCCTTCGCCAACCTGCGGCTGACCGACAACGTGGTGCAGTTCCGTACCCGCCGCTACTGCGACAACCCGTTGGTGGTGCAGGGGCCGGGCGCCGGCCCGGAAGTGACCGCGGCCGGTGTGTTCGCCGACCTGCTGCGGGTGGCCGCCGGTGAAGGAGCGCGCCTGTGA
- a CDS encoding homoserine kinase yields MIARAFAPASVANVAVGFDILGHAIAGVGDSVSVRRIEEPVVRIEAIRGSAVELPLDAAGNTAGAALMSLREGLGLEFGFEVEIDKGIPFGSGMGGSAASCVAALVAANALLDVPLSREALYPFALDGEAVASGGRHGDNVGPLLLGGLALCTADRLLPIPVPATWHSLLVHPHAVLETRRARQALQGSYALGEFVAQSANLALVLSGCHRSDAALVRAGLRDVLVEPRRAGLIAGFVAARDAALSANAMGAGISGAGPSVFAWFEDADQAHAAVAPVRAAFAGAGFDSDAWVSPLDAPGARLC; encoded by the coding sequence GTGATCGCACGTGCGTTTGCGCCTGCGTCGGTGGCCAACGTGGCGGTGGGCTTCGACATCCTCGGCCATGCCATTGCCGGTGTTGGCGATAGCGTGAGCGTGCGCCGCATCGAGGAACCGGTGGTGCGCATCGAGGCGATCCGTGGCAGTGCGGTCGAGCTGCCGTTGGATGCGGCCGGGAACACCGCGGGCGCTGCGCTGATGTCACTGCGCGAAGGCCTCGGCCTGGAGTTCGGCTTTGAGGTCGAGATCGACAAAGGCATTCCGTTCGGCTCCGGCATGGGTGGCTCTGCAGCGTCATGCGTCGCGGCGCTGGTGGCCGCCAACGCGCTGCTGGATGTGCCGCTGTCGCGCGAGGCGCTTTACCCGTTCGCGCTGGATGGCGAAGCGGTGGCCAGCGGTGGCCGCCACGGTGACAACGTGGGGCCACTGTTGCTGGGCGGTCTTGCGTTGTGCACGGCCGATCGCCTGCTGCCGATCCCGGTGCCCGCGACCTGGCACAGCCTGCTGGTGCATCCGCATGCGGTGCTGGAAACACGTCGCGCGCGCCAGGCGCTGCAGGGCAGCTATGCATTGGGTGAGTTCGTGGCGCAGAGCGCGAACCTGGCGCTGGTACTCAGTGGCTGCCATCGCAGTGATGCGGCACTGGTGCGGGCGGGACTGCGCGATGTGCTGGTGGAACCACGGCGGGCCGGCCTGATCGCGGGTTTCGTGGCAGCCCGCGATGCGGCACTGTCGGCGAATGCGATGGGCGCAGGCATCTCCGGTGCCGGTCCCAGCGTGTTCGCCTGGTTCGAGGATGCCGACCAGGCCCACGCTGCCGTGGCGCCGGTGCGGGCCGCCTTTGCGGGTGCCGGCTTTGACAGCGATGCCTGGGTCTCGCCGCTGGACGCGCCGGGAGCCCGGCTGTGCTGA
- the thrC gene encoding threonine synthase, with protein MQFVSTRGQSPAVGLSAAIAAGLAPDGGLYVPEVLPAPRELQAGATLADTATDLLAPFFAGDALESVLPSICGDAFDFPVPLRPLGDGDHVLELFHGPTAAFKDIGARFLAGALSRLQAGQGRDLTIVVATSGDTGAAVAAAFHRQPGVRVVVLYPDGRVSPRQAHQLGCFGDNIQALRVAGAFDDCQAMVKQALADRDLQAQVPLSSANSISLGRLLPQMSYYAHAALTHHAETRRRLNLVVPTGNLGNAMAAVLARALGVPIGQIVLATNANAVLPAYFNGADYQPRASVATVANAMDVGAPSNFERLRWLYQGDDAELRAAFRAFAVDDVTIRATIAAAHASNGELFCPHTATAVKVLQDLRARGAKGDWAVVATAHAAKFEAVVEPLIGGVVTVPPALDALLQRPAHAEPLAADYAALREVLLR; from the coding sequence ATGCAATTTGTTTCGACCCGCGGCCAGTCTCCGGCCGTTGGCCTCAGTGCGGCCATCGCCGCAGGACTGGCGCCCGATGGAGGGCTGTATGTGCCCGAGGTGCTGCCGGCGCCGCGTGAGCTGCAGGCCGGTGCGACGCTGGCCGATACCGCCACCGACCTGCTGGCTCCGTTCTTTGCCGGCGACGCGCTGGAGTCTGTGTTGCCGTCGATCTGCGGTGACGCGTTCGATTTCCCCGTGCCGCTGCGCCCGCTCGGCGATGGCGACCATGTGCTGGAGCTGTTCCATGGGCCGACGGCCGCATTCAAGGATATCGGTGCGCGCTTCCTTGCCGGTGCGCTGTCGCGGCTGCAGGCTGGCCAGGGTCGCGACCTGACGATCGTCGTCGCCACCTCCGGCGATACCGGTGCCGCGGTGGCGGCGGCGTTCCATCGCCAGCCCGGCGTGCGGGTGGTGGTGCTGTATCCGGATGGCCGCGTGTCACCGCGCCAGGCACACCAGCTCGGCTGCTTCGGCGACAACATCCAGGCGCTGCGCGTGGCCGGTGCATTCGACGACTGCCAGGCCATGGTCAAGCAGGCGCTGGCCGACCGTGACCTGCAGGCGCAGGTGCCGCTGAGCTCGGCCAACAGCATCAGCCTGGGCCGCCTGCTGCCGCAGATGAGCTACTACGCGCATGCGGCACTGACCCATCATGCTGAAACCCGCCGCCGGCTCAACCTGGTGGTGCCGACCGGCAACCTCGGCAACGCAATGGCTGCGGTGCTGGCGCGTGCGCTGGGTGTGCCGATCGGGCAGATTGTGCTGGCGACCAATGCAAACGCCGTGTTGCCGGCCTACTTCAATGGCGCTGATTACCAACCGCGGGCCAGCGTGGCCACCGTGGCCAATGCCATGGACGTGGGTGCGCCGAGCAACTTCGAGCGCCTGCGCTGGCTCTACCAGGGCGATGACGCAGAGCTGCGTGCAGCCTTCCGCGCGTTCGCGGTGGATGACGTGACCATCCGCGCGACGATTGCGGCGGCGCACGCCAGCAATGGTGAGCTGTTCTGCCCGCATACGGCGACAGCGGTGAAGGTGCTGCAGGACCTGCGTGCGCGCGGCGCCAAGGGCGACTGGGCGGTGGTGGCTACGGCGCATGCGGCCAAGTTCGAAGCTGTGGTCGAGCCGTTGATTGGTGGCGTGGTCACGGTGCCCCCGGCGTTGGACGCGCTGTTGCAGCGGCCTGCGCACGCGGAACCGTTGGCGGCCGATTACGCGGCGTTGCGCGAGGTGTTGTTGCGCTGA
- the hisD gene encoding histidinol dehydrogenase, which produces MNRLIWSRLDEAARSAALTRPVQTVAQQTRDAVAALIAQVRAQGDDALRAITARFDGVELASFEVSNDEFAAAEAAVPAELRQAMMEAAERITRFHEAGMGRGYAVETAPGVVCERMLRPIGRVGLYVPAGSAPLPSTALMLGVPARLAGCPQVVLCTPPRDDGTADPAVLVAARLTGVQRVFKLGGAQAIAAMAYGTASIPACDKLFGPGNSFVTEAKQQVAQDGAAAIDMPAGPSEVLVIADAGANPAFVAADLLSQAEHGPDSQVLLLTDDASMLAAVEAEVERQVALLPRQQIARQALSASRLIQVDSLDEAFAISNRYAPEHLILALRDPRAWLDKVQAAGSVFLGDYTPEALGDYCSGTNHVLPTAGAARAYSGVSVASFQNLISVQSASAAGLAAIGSCARIIASAEGLDAHERAVAVRMEVAA; this is translated from the coding sequence ATGAACCGTCTGATCTGGTCCCGACTTGATGAGGCCGCGCGTAGCGCGGCATTGACCCGCCCGGTGCAGACCGTGGCGCAACAGACCCGCGACGCGGTGGCGGCGCTGATCGCGCAGGTGCGCGCACAGGGCGACGACGCCTTGCGCGCGATCACCGCACGCTTCGATGGCGTGGAGCTGGCGTCCTTCGAAGTGTCCAATGACGAGTTCGCGGCAGCCGAAGCGGCGGTACCCGCCGAACTGCGCCAGGCCATGATGGAAGCTGCCGAGCGCATCACGCGCTTCCACGAGGCTGGCATGGGCAGGGGCTACGCGGTGGAAACCGCACCGGGCGTGGTCTGCGAGCGCATGCTACGGCCGATCGGCCGCGTCGGCCTGTACGTGCCGGCAGGCAGTGCGCCACTGCCGTCCACCGCGTTGATGCTGGGCGTGCCGGCACGGCTGGCCGGTTGCCCGCAGGTGGTCCTGTGCACGCCGCCACGCGACGACGGCACGGCCGATCCGGCGGTGCTGGTGGCCGCGCGCCTGACCGGCGTGCAACGCGTGTTCAAGCTGGGCGGCGCGCAGGCCATCGCGGCGATGGCTTACGGCACGGCCAGCATTCCGGCCTGCGACAAGCTGTTCGGGCCCGGCAACAGCTTCGTCACTGAAGCCAAGCAGCAGGTCGCACAGGATGGCGCGGCCGCTATCGACATGCCGGCCGGCCCCTCCGAAGTGCTGGTGATTGCCGATGCCGGTGCCAATCCGGCGTTCGTCGCCGCCGACCTGCTGTCGCAGGCCGAGCACGGCCCGGATTCGCAGGTGTTGCTACTGACCGACGATGCCTCGATGCTGGCGGCGGTCGAGGCCGAAGTCGAGCGCCAGGTGGCCTTGCTGCCGCGCCAGCAGATCGCACGCCAGGCGCTGTCGGCCTCGCGCCTGATCCAGGTCGATTCGCTGGACGAAGCCTTCGCGATCAGCAACCGCTACGCGCCCGAGCACCTGATCCTGGCCCTGCGTGATCCGCGCGCGTGGCTGGACAAGGTGCAGGCGGCCGGCTCGGTGTTCCTGGGGGATTACACGCCCGAAGCGCTGGGTGACTACTGCAGCGGCACCAACCACGTACTGCCGACGGCGGGTGCTGCACGGGCCTACAGCGGTGTCAGCGTCGCCAGCTTCCAGAACCTGATCAGCGTGCAGAGCGCCAGCGCCGCTGGCTTGGCGGCAATCGGCAGCTGCGCGCGCATCATCGCCAGTGCCGAGGGCCTGGATGCGCATGAGCGTGCAGTCGCAGTGCGCATGGAGGTGGCGGCATGA
- a CDS encoding DMT family transporter: MRNNPMALGIANGVAAGALWGVVFLAPAVLQSFNALQLSAGRYLVYGLIAVALLLPRWKRLAPRLGRAEWIGLLWLSLAGNLVYFLLLATAVQWAGGAAASLIVGLIPVVVTLVGVREQGAVPLKQLLPALGLCVLGVALVGWEALMSEHLATPWRQRLIGLLCAFGALFSWALYSIGNSRWLARRPDLSSHDWSLLTGVTTGGLALLLVPMAFIGHAGGHTAAQWSGFWAISAGVAVVASILGNAFWNRASRLLPLTLTGQMIVFETLFALAYAFAWQQRWPSLLEALAIVFLVAGVMLCAHAHRTPRAIAEHAG; this comes from the coding sequence ATGCGCAACAACCCGATGGCTCTGGGCATCGCCAATGGCGTGGCCGCTGGCGCGCTGTGGGGCGTGGTTTTCCTCGCGCCCGCCGTGCTGCAGTCGTTCAACGCCCTGCAACTGTCGGCCGGCCGCTATCTGGTCTACGGCCTGATCGCCGTGGCCCTGCTGCTGCCGCGCTGGAAGCGGCTGGCACCGCGGCTGGGCCGCGCCGAATGGATCGGCCTGCTGTGGCTGAGCCTGGCCGGGAACCTGGTGTATTTCCTGCTGCTGGCGACGGCGGTGCAGTGGGCCGGTGGGGCGGCGGCGTCCTTGATTGTCGGCCTGATTCCGGTGGTGGTCACCCTGGTTGGCGTGCGCGAGCAGGGCGCTGTACCACTGAAGCAGCTGCTGCCGGCACTCGGCCTGTGCGTGCTGGGCGTAGCACTGGTTGGCTGGGAAGCACTGATGTCCGAGCATCTGGCAACCCCGTGGCGGCAGCGCCTGATCGGCCTGCTGTGCGCGTTCGGCGCGCTGTTCTCGTGGGCGTTGTACTCGATCGGCAACAGCCGCTGGCTGGCACGCCGACCGGATCTGTCCAGCCACGACTGGTCGCTGCTCACCGGCGTTACGACTGGCGGCCTGGCCCTGCTGCTGGTGCCGATGGCCTTCATCGGCCACGCCGGCGGGCACACGGCGGCGCAGTGGAGTGGTTTCTGGGCGATCAGCGCCGGTGTGGCGGTGGTGGCCTCGATCCTCGGCAACGCATTCTGGAACCGCGCCAGCCGCCTGCTGCCGCTGACCCTGACCGGCCAGATGATCGTGTTCGAGACGCTGTTCGCGCTGGCGTATGCCTTCGCCTGGCAGCAGCGCTGGCCCTCGCTGCTGGAAGCACTGGCGATCGTGTTCCTGGTGGCCGGCGTGATGCTGTGCGCGCATGCCCACCGCACGCCGCGGGCGATCGCCGAACATGCCGGCTGA
- the hisG gene encoding ATP phosphoribosyltransferase encodes MSATQAAPARDRLRIAIQKSGRLAEPARNLLSACGLSWRESRDKLFCYGESLPVDLLLVRDDDIPGLIADGVCDLGIVGRNELDEQAASRRQIGLPDAYQALRGLGFGQCRLMLAVPEEWQWQGPAQLAGTRIATSYPAILKQWLDEQGVDAQVVELSGSVEIAPRLGTADLICDLVSSGATLRANQLTPVHNLLDSEAVLAGAVRVPDDARASLRAMLLRRLDGVVQRQDRKLLMFRASEDRLDALSQLLADAEPLVRLPADGGALRLQTMCPGPLSWQRMEELERAGAQGLMVLSVERSLA; translated from the coding sequence ATGAGTGCAACCCAGGCAGCGCCGGCACGCGACCGGCTGCGTATCGCCATCCAGAAGAGTGGCCGGCTGGCCGAGCCCGCCCGCAACCTCCTCAGCGCCTGTGGCCTGAGCTGGCGCGAAAGCCGCGACAAGCTGTTCTGCTACGGCGAATCGCTGCCGGTGGACCTGCTGCTGGTGCGCGACGACGATATCCCGGGCCTGATCGCCGACGGCGTCTGCGACCTCGGCATCGTCGGCCGCAACGAACTGGATGAGCAGGCCGCGTCGCGTCGCCAGATCGGCCTGCCGGATGCCTACCAGGCGCTGCGCGGGTTGGGCTTCGGCCAGTGCCGGCTGATGCTGGCGGTGCCCGAGGAGTGGCAGTGGCAGGGCCCGGCGCAGCTGGCCGGTACCCGCATTGCCACCAGCTATCCGGCCATCCTCAAGCAGTGGCTGGATGAGCAGGGCGTGGATGCGCAGGTGGTCGAGCTCTCCGGTTCGGTGGAAATCGCCCCGCGACTGGGCACCGCCGACCTGATCTGCGATCTGGTCTCCAGCGGCGCCACGCTGCGTGCCAACCAGTTGACCCCGGTGCACAACCTGCTCGACAGCGAGGCAGTGCTGGCCGGTGCGGTGCGCGTGCCGGATGATGCGCGTGCATCGCTGCGCGCGATGCTGCTGCGCCGCCTCGACGGCGTGGTGCAGCGCCAGGACCGCAAGCTGCTGATGTTCCGTGCAAGCGAGGATCGCCTCGACGCGCTGTCGCAGCTGCTGGCCGATGCCGAGCCGCTGGTGCGGCTGCCGGCCGATGGCGGCGCGCTGCGCCTGCAGACCATGTGCCCGGGCCCGCTGAGCTGGCAACGCATGGAAGAACTCGAGCGCGCCGGCGCGCAGGGCCTGATGGTACTGAGCGTGGAGCGGTCGCTGGCATGA
- the hisS gene encoding histidine--tRNA ligase yields MIKPRTPPGTLELLPREQIAFQRMLDVIRRNYERFGFLPVETPVFELSDVLLTKSGGETERQVYFVQSTGALANAAESGDRSLPEMALRFDLTVPLARYVAEHEHELTFPFRRYQMQRVYRGERAQRGRFREFYQCDIDVIGKDSLSVRYDAEVLAVIHAVFSELRIGDFSIQLNNRKLMRGFFESLGVAEGERQLAVLREVDKLDKRGADYVRETLVGEGFDIPAGQVEKILAFVAVRSQGHADALAQLATLEADAGSSEILRTGVAELREVLQLVQALGVPETAYCLNFSIARGLDYYTGTVYETTLTDHPQIGSICSGGRYEDLASHYSKSKLPGVGISIGLSRLFWQLREAGLIDGIEASSVQALVALMDEQGMPQSLDIARRLRAGGINTEVQMEPKKIGKQFQYAAKAGIRFVVLAGEDELARGVVAVKDLLREQQFEVSRDELASTLQVELEQSKAMA; encoded by the coding sequence GTGATCAAGCCCCGTACCCCGCCCGGCACCCTTGAACTGCTGCCGCGCGAGCAGATTGCGTTCCAGCGCATGCTGGACGTCATCCGCCGCAACTACGAGCGCTTCGGGTTCCTGCCGGTGGAGACGCCGGTGTTCGAGCTGTCCGACGTGTTGCTGACCAAGTCCGGCGGTGAGACCGAGCGCCAGGTGTATTTCGTGCAGTCCACCGGTGCGCTGGCCAACGCCGCCGAATCGGGTGACCGTTCGCTGCCGGAAATGGCGCTGCGCTTCGACCTGACTGTGCCGCTGGCGCGCTACGTGGCCGAGCACGAACACGAACTGACCTTCCCGTTCCGCCGTTACCAGATGCAGCGCGTCTACCGCGGCGAGCGCGCCCAGCGCGGGCGCTTCCGCGAGTTCTACCAGTGCGACATCGACGTGATCGGCAAGGACAGCCTGAGCGTGCGATACGACGCCGAAGTGCTGGCGGTCATCCACGCCGTGTTCTCGGAACTGCGCATTGGTGACTTCAGCATCCAGCTGAACAACCGCAAGCTGATGCGCGGTTTCTTCGAAAGCCTGGGCGTGGCCGAGGGCGAGCGACAGCTGGCCGTTCTGCGCGAAGTAGACAAGCTGGACAAGCGCGGTGCTGACTACGTGCGCGAGACGCTGGTGGGCGAGGGCTTCGACATCCCGGCCGGGCAGGTCGAGAAGATCCTGGCATTCGTGGCCGTGCGTTCGCAGGGCCATGCCGATGCGCTGGCGCAGCTGGCCACGCTTGAAGCCGATGCCGGTTCTTCGGAGATCCTGCGTACCGGTGTTGCTGAACTGCGCGAAGTGCTGCAGCTGGTGCAGGCGCTGGGCGTGCCGGAAACCGCGTACTGCCTGAACTTCTCCATTGCGCGCGGCCTGGACTATTACACCGGCACCGTCTACGAGACCACGCTGACCGACCACCCGCAGATCGGCTCGATCTGCTCGGGCGGCCGCTACGAAGACCTGGCCAGCCACTACAGCAAGTCGAAACTGCCGGGCGTGGGTATCTCCATCGGCCTGTCGCGCCTGTTCTGGCAGCTGCGCGAAGCGGGCCTGATCGACGGTATCGAAGCCAGCAGCGTGCAGGCGCTGGTGGCGCTGATGGACGAGCAGGGCATGCCGCAGTCGCTGGACATCGCCCGTCGACTGCGCGCCGGCGGCATCAACACCGAAGTGCAGATGGAGCCGAAGAAGATCGGCAAGCAGTTCCAGTACGCTGCCAAGGCCGGGATCCGCTTCGTGGTGCTGGCGGGTGAGGACGAACTGGCGCGCGGCGTGGTGGCGGTGAAGGACCTGCTGCGCGAGCAGCAGTTCGAGGTCTCCCGCGATGAGCTGGCCAGCACCCTGCAGGTGGAGCTGGAGCAGTCCAAGGCAATGGCGTGA